The Gymnogyps californianus isolate 813 chromosome 5, ASM1813914v2, whole genome shotgun sequence DNA segment GGCTCCCGCGGGGACGACGGGAAGGCTGGGCGGTTCGTGAGGAGGTAGGCGGTGGCGGGCGGGAAAATGGCGGCGGCGACGGCGGGTCCGGCGCAGCCTTGGAGCGCTGAGGAGCTGCGGAGCGAAGCGCTGCCTAAGAAAGATATCATCAAGTTCCTTCAGGAGCACGCAGCCCAGGCGGTAAGGGGTGGGCGGTGTGTGTTTgttgtgtgtgggggggtgttcTCTCTCCGCTGCTCACCGGCGTGTCTTGCAGTTCCTGGCGGAGCACAagctgctggggcaggtgaAGAACGTGGCTAAGACGGCGAATAAGGAGCAGCTCATCGCGGCCTACACGCAGCTTTTCCACACGCAGGTGCGGGGCCGCGGCGGTGGGGCTCGGGGGGAAGCTGGGGGTCGGGCGGTGGGTTGATGGCTGCCgcccctcttcttcccctcagCGCTTCAAGGGCACGGACGGCGCGGAGAAGGCGGCGGAGAAGGCAAAGCCCGCTAAGGTGGAGGAGGCCAAGGGGAAAGCGGTGAAGCCCGAGGAGGCCGTGGAGGAGGTCGGTGCAGCACCCCCCCCACCTCGCGTTGTTTGGGCGATCGTGTGAGGCAGCCAAATTAATCAGGTCTTCAAAAACCTGGTTACGGCAAGAAGCCTGGTGTTTGTACCTTGCCTTAACCTTACGCAGCTTCTGTAACTTGCATTAGTGCTGGGCCCTGTGCACCTCTCCCAAAGCTTCTGTCTTTGCTGAAAACTGCGCCAACGCTGCTACCTTTTCCCCAAATATTACAGCCCCTGCAATGACACATGAACGTGCCATTCGCTAACGCTGCATGTGTTCATTCGGTGCCTTGAACTAAGTGGTTGTTCGATCTTGAATGTAGTTGGTCTGAAACTAGTTAATGCAGCAGTCATAACTCTGTTTTTATAAACGTAGGGGCCGCCAAAGTATACAAAATCAATCTTAAAGAAGGGTGATAAAACCAACTTTCCGAAGAAAGGAGACACTGTTCATTGCTGGTATACAGGAAAACTACAGGATGGAACAGTCTTCGATACCAATATTCAAACAAGTAAGgtcatatatacatatatatatatatatacacacacacacactgtttGGCTTTTGTTGTAAATGCACGTAGAGGAAATTAGCTGGACTCATTAAGCAACCTTGGGCAGGCATTTGCTTCTGGAAGGTGTGTATGGCAGGAGTCCTGACAAACTGCTTTTACCATCGTCTTGTTGAGCTGACTGGGAGCGTGCCTGCAGCCCGCTCCTGGAACCCGATTTTCCATGAGGTAATGCGGGGCAGTATTTTAGGACTGGCTGGTGTCAAGTGACACTGCTGCATCTTGCCAGACCTCACGTTTGGCATTCTCCAGGCCATAGATAATGTGAAATGCGGGGATTTAATCAGTGCTGAAACTGCTTCGGAGGAAAGATGGTTCCTGCTCGGGGAGCTTCCCTTATCTGTGGAACTCGAGCACTAACAGTGTAGTTAGCATCTCTAAATAGACATGTCTTAGTGTACTTCTGTAATAAACCCTTAAATGTGGAGGCGCTGGAACGAGAGTGATTTGAAGCAGTCTGGTGTACCATATCCACTGCGGAGAAGCCTGCTGGTATTTTTGTGACAGTTTCTCGATCTGAGGATTTAGGTATATGAAATTCTGCAATACTAGAAACGCCTTTCCAGCAGTGATGTCCAACACTGAGAGGAACAGCAGGGCTGTCACTGGAATACTGTCTGTGAGTCATCGTACTTGTTGTATGATGTCGTACGTTCCCTGTTGACTTTTTTTGCTTCACCGATGTGTTTATGACTTGTACCGTCAACTTCAGTAATTCAGAAAGGAGTCTTTGAGGTTCACTGGATCAGTATCTGAAAGATGCTCATCAACTTTAGCTCTTGGTGCAACTTGAAcatttaataatgtttttagTGCACAGCACTAAATTTTCCCCTAAAAATCTGATAGTGggctaaaaataatattgtaagaacaaatatttatataaagcaCGGTTGTAATAGTAATTTTAGACAGAAGTATGGTATGTGCTGGTGTGATGTTGAAGCAAATGAACGTAAAACTGTCTTTCAggttcaaagaagaaaaaagcagccaaaccTTTAAGTTTCAAAGTTGGCGTAGGAAAAGTAATCAGAGGTGTAAGTAAACCATTAATGACTCCCTCAGAATCCAAAAAGTTTTCATTCTGCAGGATTTATGACCGGGGTGCAAATTTTGAGCTGCTGTTCTTGTTTCTTGTGGAGGTAAAAAGGCAAATTGAAAGTGTTTACATCCGCAGGatgtaatatttattatttacgGATGCATTCATCCATCTGCAGTGTCATTCCTCTCGTGAAGTAGCGTGTGGAAAACAGTGTAACAACTACGTGTTCCTCAGGACAAGCACGGCCTCTTGCGCATGTCTGTCTAGTGCTCTGCACAATAGACGAGGTTACCAGGTTCCGGGGGCTCCATCGAGCACTGTGTGCATTCGGCGTGCTTTAGTCCGTCAGAAGATTGTTTTCTCTCAGcatcttttttgtatttgcCTCGGCGCCTCTTCGTGCGTAGTTCAGTTCATCCGCTAACTCTGAACTCGATGCTGAAACTCCAAATTCTAGTTGCTGTCGTGCACTGAAATGAGTTGCAGTTTTGAGCTGCAGTAGCACGGCTacggctcaggcctttacctcctttggagcctgtaccaaactactGCTAGTCGAGTGCATCTGTCACGCTCCTCTGCTCTGTCCAGCACCCAGAGCTGGCAGGTGGAAGCTGTGTGAGGGGAATATCTAGGTAGACTAAAAGCACTCGGTAGAAGACTCGAGTGTTCTGCACACCCATCTGTTAGCTTACATCTTGAAGTCACAGACGCCAGTGTGAAGTTGGTGTGTCGGGGAGATACCAGCCTATGTGCACAGCAAATGAGGTGCTTAACTCTTATCTCGCTGCTGCTGAGCCACTGGTGAAATCGGTGGCTGGCTGCCCAAGGTGAGAATGCAAGAAGGATCTTATGCTTAcctgactttaaaaaacaaacccaagccAGCATAATcttcgctgctgctgctgtgcaggaaaAAGGCCTTTATGGGTGACGGGACTGGaactgggaaagggaaaatgtcCCTGGGCTTGTGGCCAgtactgcagaagcagcagtcgCCTGGGTTTTTCTTTAGTCTCTTGGCGTAGCGCTCCTGGGTTTGTGTGGGTGCCAGATATCTTCCTTAAGCAGTTAAAAGACATGAGCAGCAGCTGTTCATTGTGAAATGTTGATACGGTGCTAAACTGAATACCGGCTTTAGGCAGCGTGAGCGagtcttgaaataaaattagtcTTTCAGCATCAGCCTTAAATCAACGCTAATCCACTGGCACGGCAGAATGGTAGGGAAACACGAGGCAGAGACAAACCCCTTGGTACTGTGTGTGTCGTGGTCTGCTGTGAAATGCGTTCTGAAACTGTGAATAGTTACTCAGAAACAAGTATGTTACTTCATTGGTTCACTACACAGCCTAAAAGCAGGCATCTGAACTGCAAAGTGCCGTACAGGCTCATGCGGGAGCAGGGAACGTCAGCCACGGGCGAGCGTTTCCACAAATAACACGAATGTGAAGCCACCTGACAGCGCACGCTGGGGCGGGTGGGCATGCTGGAGAGGATGATGGGGTATTGCGCAGGTATTCATAGGAGCAAATCAGAAAAGCACATGAAATGCACTTTTTCTCAAGCTCTGTAAGACTGCTGTGTTCTTTTGTTGTTtgagtttggtttgttttgttttttagtgGGACGAAGCTCTCTTAACAATGAGTAAAGGAGAGAAGGCTCAACTGGAAATCGAACCTGAGTGGGCATATGGCAAGAAAGGGCAGCCCGATGCCAAGTATCCTTCCACAACCAATTACGCATTAAGTAACTCGGAAATGCTTGCTGGAATAAAGTGCTTTATGGACAGGGATGTAATGGCGGGAGCGTTCACATGTTACTCATAGCAGGCTTAGAATCTTAACAATATAAAAAGATTCAGTGAACGTAATGGATGGATGCAATTGCccatttgttttgaagaaaaactccGGTAGGGAGTACTGCAGAGGAGACcttgctgttgttttctgcctgcttttttACTCTAGCTGCTTCCAAATGCTTATTCCTGCCCCACCGACGGGGATGCTAACTAACTGGTGTAGtagggaggtgggaggaaagtTCTGCCACAACTGGAGAGCGAGCAGTGAAATCTGGGCTAGAAGAACTGGTTCTGGGATACAACTGAAATATGGGATTGAGTGAGTGATCCTGCAGTGTCTGAGGCagtcatgtttcttttttaccagCGCTTCCAGAGGAAGGGAGGTGATTGTTCTCTTGCTCAAATCCTATGTCACGATAACTTAAAAGACTGTCTAGAATTCTTCTTCCCTCTGTAGTACGGTATACTACATGCATGGTATAGTAGGGCAGTCTAACCTCCTCGCAGAGGAAGACCAGCGACTGCGTCCCAAAAATGGAGACAATGCCTAGGCAGTTCAGGTAAGGCTCAGCTGCTCATCTTCAGAGGAATGGGAATAATGAGCAGCATGTCTTCATAAAAGTGTATCTGCGGACCTGGCGCTGGGTGGCTCATGACGGCTCATGTGAAGACAGCAGCTGTGGTTCCGTACTAAATCCAAGGTGTTAGAACGGGTCAGGGAAATATAACACTGACACATGAGAAACGGGAGAGCAGGTGGTAAACACGTAACATTCATTGGTATGTTAACTGTGCGGCGGGGTTGTgtggttgggtttggtttttttttttaaagcttccttAACTTGTACAAACAGGATTCCACCAAATGCAAAACTCTTCTTTGAAGTGGAATTGGTGGATATCGAATGAAATGAAgaatttcctttgctgctggGAATCCATTTATGATCAAGAAAGCTTCTGACAATGCAGTTTTGCTCTTGTAACTTCAGGATATAGTTACAACTGTGGCCTTGTATTGAAATCAAGTTTGTTTTCCCTGCCCCCCAACTGCTGTACAGTAACATACCACTAAAGAAAACATCCTTTATACATGCAAGTGGctttacttttttgtgtgtatgctCACCTTAAAGCTTTTCTCTCTTactatgggggaaaaaattgcaCAGCTCTCCGGCAAACTGTTAAAGGAGAAGTAGACCTGTCTGGAACTGCCGCGACTATTCTTATTTATTATCCCTTGCGGTACTGAGTGACCGTTTACCGAAAGGCATGTACCTCGGTACCTGGCTCAAGTCTTCAGCAGCGCACTTCCCTTTCAGCTTTATCTTCTGCGTAGCTGCTGAGTGTTACAACACCACTCACCCAACAATTTTAGTTAACCTACAATATTagaagaggggaagaggaaaaaaatttacatttatttattattatttaggcATTGCTTaagttaggggaaaaaaaaccccactaaatTCCTCCATGAAAGGCATTTTATGGAAGTGTCAGGCATGATGCTCACCCCCTTCTAGAAGAGAACCGTATGTGCCACAAACGTTCCCGAGGTGTTCCTGTGCCGTAGCCACAGGACTTTGTTTGAACAAAACAGGCGCTGAACCGAGACCCTGGCGTTCTTGCTCCTGGCGTGAATGAGGCAATCCAAGAAAGCTCAGAGGACTACtgaattccttgcttttattacaaaaatggGAATGATCACTttgatcaaaatgaaaaaagtttgcTCACACTGTGTACATGAAAAACTCTAAATACAAAAATCATCCCAAACAcagtttgtgctttttaaaaaagaatgcaacatcattttgcactgcattttaatttttgaccCCCACATAGAATAGAAAATACATATCGCAGCTTGCAAAGGCCGCCATCGTAATCTGAAGAGTTTCAATCATAACAACATAAACAAAGGAGTCTGGGATTTGCTCACTGGGGCGTGGAAAAGATCTCCCGGTGGAGCAGGTCGTGACGTTTGGGTTGGAGAGCGGAGCGGGAGAGGACAGCCTTGCTCCGGAACCGGCAGCCGTCCCGACCTGCTTGTTTCCTGCAGCAGCCGTGGTGGCCAACACTGGGCAGCAGAACagcttttggggggggaaaaacaaacaaaaaaaacccaaaacaaaaaccctacAGCTTTACTGATTAAATCTATGGAATCATTATGAGactgaaaaaattcttcagataTCTCCATAAATTAGTGcggggaatttaaaaaaaaaaaaatgcatttatggTAAACTAGAATTGTACAGAGATACCATGTATCAGTTACCAGCACACAAATCTTGCTTCACACATACCCTGTGAACACCAGCTCATTTCACATGCAAAAGACCAAAAAGCAGGTATTACAACAGTTCTTTTCACATCcctaatttagaaaaatatatatattttttttaattccatcttTGTTGAAACTGCAGCACAGTGAACTTCGCTCGCTCTTCGGATCAAGTTGGATGATAATACTGTCCGTAATTCCATGCGTTCTGGTAGTTGTactaggaaaaaacaaaacaccagatGATGACGTAAGTCAGACTGCCCACGCTGCGCGCAGGGTACCTGCTAATAACCTGCCTGTCGGTCCTGAAAGGCCCAGGTGAGTTCACACCCTTTTGTAACCGTGACGGTTCGGAGCAGAGCGCCGGCGTGGCTAGGCCAGCGCCGAGGTGCCCGTGTCACAGCCAGAGCGTTCAGCTCTCGGTACCTCCTCACCGAGGCTTTGCAGGCAGCCCGTGCCCCAGGCTGGTACAAGGGGTGGAGCACGTGAGGGTGCTCCTCTGCACTGCAAGGCCCAGGAGCTCCGAACCACCTTAAAAACCCACCGGAAGTCAGCCTTGTTACGGAGGTAAAACTGACGTGGGGTTCGGTGGCAAGTCTGGGGTCGGATCTGTACCGAGGGGCAGCGCAGAGGCTGGTACTGTTGCCTGTAATGTTTTGAGTCGCTTAATAAACACGCGTGTGGTAAGTCTTCCAATACAGGACAGGTCAGAGGTTCGCTCCTGCTCCTCAGATCCCCTCTTTGGTACCTGCTCTGTGGCTCCTCGTCACTGCCCTTTCAACAGAATCTTGtaagaggcaggaaaaagggagggagcagaaggTAACAGAAGCACAAATTGTCTGTGTTCTAGCTCCATGTCCACTGTTACAGCACACCCCACAGGACGGGAGAGCCAGGGCAGACAGCTCAAGCGCCCGAACACTACTCCCTTTAAAGCCCTCAGTTTGCAGCTAGCAGAGACCATCACTGAGACAGTTCCCGTGGTCTTACTGCAGCCAGCTGTACCCCAGCTACCCCAGCTGAGCCTAGGTAGGTATTCAGCAGCGTAACGTTCTTGGGGTAGCATGAACAAAAACATCTCCATTCCCTCAGAAAGTGTTCCTGCCTGCTATTCTCAAGCAGATTGTGAAATGCACAGGAGGCAGACAGCGGTGGAGTTGCCATGTCAACCACAGGACTGAGATCTTCATCAACACTAAGTCTGCTATTCCCAGGgttctgtgtttgaaaacttGGGGCACGTTTCCTCGCCTAGTGCTGAGCAGAGTTTCCCCATGCTGGGCGAGACACCTTTCACCGCCTGACTTTGGAAAGAACATTTGACCTTGACGCAGGCAATTCTAAACCACAGTTACACAACTGGTTTGTGTCCCATCTGCAAACACTGCTCTCTGGGGCTTGGTAGGCTCCTTGCAGTCTGAACCACAGTTTTCATTAAGCTGCTTCAGCAAAGGTTTCCGTTGGACCCTCTACGACTCACAACTCGGAAGAAGGAGCATTCCACGCCTGCAGTACGTCGCTCTCATCCCAGCCGAGGGGgcaccagcagcacccaccTTTACCAGTACTACTCTCATACAGAAAGGCAGGTGTTGAAGCTCTGCCTTTACAGCCTGCCCCTTGGACACGTCAGAACACAAAACCGGACTGTCAGCCTGGAAGCCAGCAGAGCGTGCGCTGGGGGTTGCTGCTGCCACAAGCAAGAAGAGGAAACCAAGGTATGATATTACTGATGCACTCTTTGAGCCCCTACAGGGCACAAAATGAAATGCCATGCAAGAATAGCCCCAAAAGACAAGCTACTGAACAGACGGATTTTGCATGCCCTATGCACCAGCGCAGTAGAACCCATACTGAGACGTTGCAGGAGCTACTAGTTGGAGAAAGTAACTATcaaaacacacagcaaattGGCATCCCAAGGCGAGTCTCCTGggcaaaacatttcagcacTCAACAGCTCTATTGCCCTTAGCCAGCAACATCCTTAACTGCTGTCACACATCCCTTCACGTAAACGTCTAGCCACCACACTGCTCATCTTGctccacagaaagaaatattttacacttGCCTAACGGGCCAAAgaggaaacaacaaaaacaggAGCTAAATTTTTACTCCGAGCTTTCCTCACCAACTGACACTGGTGAGAAACGTCACTAGGCAAACCACCACATGCATACGCTCGGAATGCGCATGTTAAAAGAAGTACCCAAGCATACACCTACCTGGTACCAGGCGTTGTAGTTATACGCTGCCTGATTGACTTGCATGTCTCCATCCATCATCTGTGCTGATGCCAGAGTTGGGTCATCTgtgagcattttcttttcatctggcTCCTCTGATCTGTGAAGTTAATATATGCTTGTAAATGGTACCTTAGATTAAATTCTGAGCATGTCTTTGTGTAAGCAATTCTATAACGGATAAGGTTAAGTAGTATTTTCAAACTTGGTGCCCTGTCCAAACAGGGTAACAGAATTTGATTTAGAGAAAGACAGTAGCACATTGTGCTTCAGAACAATAGTCtggtttttaaattgttctggTGCTCAAACTGAGACAGTAAAAGCATGTTTCTGCTTAAGaggaccagtactgtttagtTTTTCTGTGATACATAattcaaaaagttattttccaatAAACCTGTTCCAAATATTTTAGCCAACAGTATAGCCCTATTTATTTATACTGTGattaaaaaacagtgattttgtTCTTGCAAGCAGTAGgtttaaagctgaaaaatatatgtatatatattcataaagaaaaaaaaaaacaacagtctCTGAGATTGTTctctgaactatttttaaagcatttccaaaatgctttgtATAGTGTAGTGTACAGTACAGTGTGGTACGTGTTCCAGCTGCCCTTACTGCATCGTCTATCAACTTAGTTTATGCCCTCAGGTGAACAGACTTCCTACCCGttctctgctctcctttttAAAGAATCCTGCTCCTTTAGAAGTGCTTGATGTTCATCATAGGCATCCAGAAGCCTgaaggagacaaaaagaaagcaagctttgcTCACCATTTtcatgtaaacattttaaacacGCGAgcaaccattttaaaatgtctactTGAAAcggtaaaaatataaaaacattctAAAACAAACTCAATCATAATCAAATTTTAATCAGTGATCCAGCATGAAGATGGGAAAGCCAAAAAACTTGAAGTTGATTCCACAAggcacagtgaagaattttctGTTAGCTCAGAAATTCCCAACTTG contains these protein-coding regions:
- the FKBP3 gene encoding peptidyl-prolyl cis-trans isomerase FKBP3, whose product is MAAATAGPAQPWSAEELRSEALPKKDIIKFLQEHAAQAFLAEHKLLGQVKNVAKTANKEQLIAAYTQLFHTQRFKGTDGAEKAAEKAKPAKVEEAKGKAVKPEEAVEEGPPKYTKSILKKGDKTNFPKKGDTVHCWYTGKLQDGTVFDTNIQTSSKKKKAAKPLSFKVGVGKVIRGWDEALLTMSKGEKAQLEIEPEWAYGKKGQPDAKIPPNAKLFFEVELVDIE